One genomic region from Curtobacterium sp. 9128 encodes:
- a CDS encoding helix-turn-helix domain-containing protein: MDDGRIDDPAHMRALAHPTRLRILGLLRANGPQTAAMLGDLIDEAPGTISYHCTRLAGAGFIEPAEGQGTDRRERWWRASHTSSSWYLADAMDDPDQLMAASALDRAVARVYAANYEAFVDRAPGMEREWVAAAMSADRVLRLTAPELERFGAELRDVVERWLPVSADHTADDGSEQVFVLQQAYRWPRT, from the coding sequence ATGGACGACGGACGGATCGACGACCCGGCACACATGCGGGCCCTGGCGCACCCCACCCGGCTGCGCATCCTCGGGCTGCTGCGGGCGAACGGTCCGCAGACGGCCGCGATGCTCGGCGACCTCATCGACGAGGCACCCGGCACGATCAGCTACCACTGCACGCGCCTGGCCGGTGCCGGGTTCATCGAGCCCGCCGAGGGGCAGGGGACCGACCGCCGCGAGCGCTGGTGGCGAGCGTCCCACACCTCGTCGTCCTGGTACCTGGCCGACGCGATGGACGACCCGGACCAGTTGATGGCGGCCAGCGCGCTGGACCGTGCCGTCGCCCGGGTCTACGCCGCGAACTACGAGGCCTTCGTCGACCGGGCACCGGGCATGGAGCGCGAGTGGGTGGCCGCGGCGATGAGTGCCGACCGTGTCCTCCGGCTCACCGCGCCGGAGCTCGAGCGGTTCGGCGCCGAGCTCCGCGACGTCGTCGAGCGCTGGCTGCCCGTCAGTGCAGACCACACCGCGGACGACGGATCGGAACAGGTCTTCGTGCTGCAGCAGGCGTACCGATGGCCGCGCACCTGA
- a CDS encoding DUF1697 domain-containing protein → MSRWIALLRGVNVNGITIRSAELRSLFESRGYRDVRTVLASGNVVFDADAGAAELKRDVEQALRDRFGYDAWIVLVPHDALAAVVDGFPFESAADRHDYVVFGSDDAALDDLLADLELDPALERAARGDGVVYWSCPKGSSTDTPFAKRAAAARFKRTTTTRNVNTLRKLL, encoded by the coding sequence ATGAGCAGGTGGATCGCGCTGCTGCGCGGCGTGAACGTCAACGGGATCACGATCCGGTCCGCCGAGCTGCGGTCCCTGTTCGAGTCGCGCGGGTACCGCGACGTCCGCACCGTCCTCGCCTCGGGCAACGTCGTGTTCGACGCGGACGCTGGCGCCGCCGAGCTCAAGCGGGACGTCGAGCAGGCGCTCCGTGACCGGTTCGGCTACGACGCCTGGATCGTGCTCGTCCCGCACGACGCACTGGCCGCCGTGGTCGACGGGTTCCCGTTCGAGAGCGCCGCGGACCGGCACGACTACGTGGTGTTCGGGTCGGACGACGCCGCACTCGACGACCTGCTCGCGGACCTCGAGCTGGACCCCGCGCTCGAACGGGCCGCCCGCGGGGACGGCGTCGTCTACTGGTCCTGCCCGAAGGGGTCGAGCACGGACACGCCCTTCGCGAAGCGAGCAGCGGCAGCCCGGTTCAAGCGGACGACGACGACCCGGAACGTGAACACGCTCCGGAAGCTGCTCTGA
- a CDS encoding glycosyl hydrolase family 65 protein, with amino-acid sequence MNPITSDPLDRVRYPVDEWALVETEYAPDQQGVAETNFAVGNGYLGLRGNLDEGRGGVQYGTYINGFHETWPIRHAEDAFGFAKTGQTIINAPDAKVIRLYVDDEPLVLAEADILRHTRRLDFRGGYLLRETEWSTPSGKRVLIRSRRLVSFTDRHLAVIDYEVTMLDADASVLLSSQILNRQDVVDEYHAGMRAAATAFDPRKAEAFTERVLEPKIKRNSGTRSLLGYQAASSGMTICVGVEHRLETDNTWDESSSIEDDLAKHIYRVQAKAGQPIRLTKNVVYHTSRGVPARELADRCDRTLDRAHAETVEETFAKQRTWMDDYWERSDVEIAGQPEIQQAVRWNLFMLAQATARTDGHGIAAKGVTGSGYGGHYFWDMEIYVLPFLSYTAPIVARNALRFRYNMLDAARSRARELNQHGALFPWRTINGEESSAYYAAGTAQYHIDADIAHALMQYVRASGDREFLKRGAIDILVETARLWEDLGFWRSNGDQKFHIDGVTGPDEYTTVVDDNMYTNVMARANLWFAVNACRELAVDDPEEYARMVRRTGLDESEIVDWERAAESMEIPFDPHRGIHPQDAQFLDKELWDLENTPESKRPLLLHYHPLVIYRFQVLKQADVVLALFLQGHEFTPAEKRRDFDYYDALTTGDSTLSAVVQSIMAAEVGYHELAEQYFNTALYVDLADLHGNTTDGVHIASTGGIWGGLVNGFGGMRDHGGKMTFNPRLPKSWDRLTYRITVRGSRTRVDLEQERMTFTVETGDGFTAWVHNQPFDVTAEAPTVVPLPHQGPRMDGHAPTTSDIQGTLRADGSVITASIPTISLEREYEVDETSA; translated from the coding sequence ATGAACCCCATCACCTCGGATCCCCTCGACCGCGTGCGCTACCCCGTCGACGAGTGGGCGCTCGTCGAGACGGAGTACGCGCCCGACCAGCAGGGTGTCGCGGAGACGAACTTCGCGGTCGGCAACGGCTACCTCGGCCTCCGCGGCAACCTCGACGAGGGCCGCGGCGGTGTGCAGTACGGCACGTACATCAACGGGTTCCACGAGACGTGGCCGATCCGGCACGCCGAGGACGCGTTCGGCTTCGCCAAGACCGGGCAGACGATCATCAACGCGCCCGACGCCAAGGTGATCCGGCTCTACGTCGACGACGAGCCGCTGGTGCTGGCCGAAGCGGACATCCTGCGGCACACCCGCAGGCTGGACTTCCGCGGCGGGTACCTGCTGCGCGAGACGGAGTGGTCGACGCCGTCCGGCAAGCGCGTGCTCATCCGCTCGCGTCGGCTCGTCTCGTTCACGGACCGACACCTCGCCGTCATCGACTACGAGGTCACGATGCTCGACGCGGACGCCTCGGTGCTGCTGTCGAGCCAGATCCTGAACCGGCAGGACGTCGTCGACGAGTACCACGCGGGGATGCGTGCGGCGGCGACCGCGTTCGACCCGCGCAAGGCCGAGGCGTTCACCGAGCGGGTCCTCGAGCCGAAGATCAAGCGCAACTCCGGCACCCGGTCGTTGCTCGGGTACCAGGCCGCCAGCTCGGGCATGACGATCTGCGTCGGTGTCGAGCACCGGCTCGAGACGGACAACACCTGGGACGAGTCGTCGTCGATCGAGGACGACCTCGCCAAGCACATCTACCGGGTCCAGGCGAAGGCCGGGCAGCCGATCCGCCTGACCAAGAACGTGGTCTACCACACGTCCCGCGGGGTGCCGGCGCGCGAACTCGCCGATCGGTGCGACCGCACGCTGGACCGTGCACACGCCGAGACGGTCGAGGAGACGTTCGCCAAGCAGCGCACGTGGATGGACGACTACTGGGAGCGCAGCGACGTCGAGATCGCGGGGCAGCCGGAGATCCAGCAGGCCGTCCGCTGGAACCTCTTCATGCTCGCGCAGGCCACCGCACGCACCGACGGGCACGGCATCGCGGCGAAGGGCGTCACCGGGTCCGGCTACGGCGGACACTACTTCTGGGACATGGAGATCTACGTCCTGCCGTTCCTGTCGTACACGGCTCCGATCGTCGCCAGGAACGCACTGCGGTTCCGCTACAACATGCTCGACGCCGCGCGCTCCCGTGCGCGGGAGCTGAACCAGCACGGCGCGCTCTTCCCGTGGCGGACGATCAACGGCGAGGAGTCGAGCGCGTACTACGCCGCCGGCACCGCGCAGTACCACATCGATGCCGACATCGCGCATGCCCTCATGCAGTACGTGCGGGCATCCGGTGACCGGGAGTTCCTGAAGCGCGGCGCGATCGACATCCTCGTCGAGACCGCTCGTCTGTGGGAGGACCTGGGATTCTGGCGTTCGAACGGTGACCAGAAGTTCCACATCGACGGGGTCACCGGCCCGGACGAGTACACGACCGTCGTCGACGACAACATGTACACGAACGTGATGGCCAGGGCGAACCTGTGGTTCGCGGTCAACGCGTGCCGTGAGCTCGCGGTCGACGACCCCGAGGAGTACGCCCGCATGGTCAGGCGGACCGGGCTCGACGAGTCCGAGATCGTGGACTGGGAGCGCGCCGCCGAGTCGATGGAGATCCCGTTCGACCCGCACCGGGGGATCCACCCGCAGGACGCCCAGTTCCTCGACAAGGAGCTCTGGGACCTCGAGAACACGCCGGAGTCCAAGCGTCCGCTGCTGCTGCACTACCACCCGCTGGTCATCTACCGCTTCCAGGTGCTCAAGCAGGCCGACGTCGTCCTCGCGCTGTTCCTGCAGGGCCACGAGTTCACCCCGGCCGAGAAGCGCCGCGACTTCGACTACTACGACGCGCTGACGACGGGCGACTCCACCCTGTCGGCCGTCGTGCAGTCGATCATGGCGGCCGAGGTCGGCTACCACGAGCTCGCGGAGCAGTACTTCAACACGGCGCTCTACGTCGACCTGGCCGACCTGCACGGCAACACCACGGACGGCGTGCACATCGCGTCGACGGGTGGCATCTGGGGCGGGCTCGTGAACGGGTTCGGCGGGATGCGGGACCACGGCGGGAAGATGACGTTCAACCCGCGGCTGCCGAAGTCGTGGGACCGCCTGACCTACCGGATCACCGTGCGGGGCTCCCGGACCCGCGTCGACCTCGAACAGGAGCGCATGACGTTCACGGTCGAGACCGGCGACGGCTTCACCGCCTGGGTGCACAACCAGCCGTTCGACGTCACGGCGGAGGCACCGACGGTCGTGCCGCTGCCGCACCAGGGTCCGCGGATGGACGGGCACGCGCCGACCACCAGTGACATCCAGGGCACCCTGCGCGCTGACGGCTCCGTCATCACGGCGTCGATCCCGACGATCTCGCTCGAGCGGGAGTACGAGGTGGACGAGACGAGCGCCTGA
- a CDS encoding beta-phosphoglucomutase family hydrolase yields the protein MTSSDRRIPARLADTRALLFDLDGVLTPTADVHMRAWSRLFTPYLAAHGVDPYTEQDYFASIDGKPRYDGVRSLLDSRGIELPQGTPDDAPDQDTVCGLGNRKNAEFTAELHEHGVEPYPGSLRFLVAAIDAGLSVAVVSSSANAVEVLRTAGILERFPVIVDGLVAREDGLPGKPAPDTYLDAASRFGLTAAECVVVEDATSGVAAGRNGAFGLVIGVDRGAGADELLANGADVVVTDLADLIAELPQPATLTT from the coding sequence ATGACGTCGTCGGACCGGCGGATCCCTGCGCGCCTCGCTGACACGCGAGCCCTCCTCTTCGATCTCGACGGGGTGCTGACGCCGACGGCCGACGTGCACATGCGCGCCTGGAGCCGACTCTTCACGCCGTACCTCGCCGCGCACGGCGTCGATCCGTACACGGAGCAGGACTACTTCGCGTCCATCGACGGCAAGCCCCGGTACGACGGAGTCCGCTCGCTGCTCGACTCCCGCGGCATCGAGCTGCCGCAGGGCACCCCCGACGACGCCCCCGACCAGGACACCGTGTGCGGGCTCGGCAACCGGAAGAACGCCGAGTTCACGGCGGAGCTGCACGAGCACGGCGTCGAGCCCTACCCGGGCTCGCTGCGGTTCCTCGTCGCGGCCATCGACGCCGGGCTGTCGGTCGCGGTGGTGTCGAGCTCGGCGAACGCGGTGGAGGTCCTCCGGACGGCCGGCATCCTCGAACGGTTCCCGGTCATCGTCGACGGGCTCGTCGCCCGCGAGGACGGTCTCCCCGGCAAGCCCGCTCCGGACACCTACCTCGACGCGGCGAGCCGGTTCGGGCTGACGGCGGCCGAGTGCGTCGTGGTGGAGGACGCCACGAGTGGTGTGGCGGCCGGACGGAACGGCGCCTTCGGGCTCGTCATCGGCGTCGACCGCGGAGCGGGCGCCGACGAGCTGCTCGCGAACGGTGCCGACGTCGTCGTGACGGACCTCGCCGACCTCATCGCCGAACTGCCCCAGCCGGCCACGCTGACGACGTAG
- a CDS encoding NUDIX domain-containing protein — translation MPGTPAGIRVRAVAVGVRDREVLVVLRHRDDRSYAVLPGGGLEAGETPQQACVRELREETGLVGVAESLLPVGLDRDAPALYFRVSVEDGTPRMPDTAPEARRATAENRYDPAWVPVDDLERIGLRPERARRAVELALSGPR, via the coding sequence ATGCCGGGAACACCAGCGGGGATCCGTGTCCGCGCCGTCGCCGTCGGCGTGCGTGACCGGGAGGTGCTCGTCGTCCTCCGCCACCGCGACGATCGGTCGTACGCCGTGCTCCCCGGGGGCGGCCTCGAGGCCGGCGAGACCCCGCAACAGGCGTGCGTGCGGGAGCTCCGCGAGGAGACCGGTCTCGTGGGCGTCGCCGAGTCGCTGTTGCCCGTCGGGCTCGATCGCGATGCCCCGGCGCTGTACTTCCGGGTCAGCGTCGAGGACGGGACGCCGCGGATGCCCGACACCGCACCGGAGGCCAGGCGCGCGACCGCCGAGAACCGGTACGACCCCGCGTGGGTGCCGGTCGACGACCTCGAGCGCATCGGACTCCGCCCCGAGCGCGCCCGCCGGGCCGTGGAGCTCGCGCTCAGCGGACCGCGCTGA
- a CDS encoding AAA family ATPase → MPRPVLVHLNGIPASGKSTTARAWAERHAATMPVAFDIDVLRAMIGGWDVQLRPAGNAARAMAMAAMRAHLGSGRDVIVPQYARSDAFIDELAALAADEGAGFVECALRLDAAEADRRFTARAASGPVIHGDLGGDLMADVLVELEAFLATRMHLTWVGGPDQGLDAVLDQLDAAVSAVR, encoded by the coding sequence ATGCCGCGGCCCGTCCTCGTCCACCTGAACGGCATCCCGGCGAGCGGGAAGTCCACCACCGCTCGTGCTTGGGCGGAGCGGCACGCGGCGACGATGCCCGTCGCGTTCGACATCGACGTGCTGCGCGCGATGATCGGCGGGTGGGACGTGCAGCTCCGCCCGGCCGGGAACGCCGCCCGCGCGATGGCCATGGCCGCGATGCGCGCGCACCTCGGCTCCGGCCGAGACGTGATCGTGCCGCAGTACGCCAGGTCCGACGCGTTCATCGACGAGCTCGCGGCGCTCGCCGCCGACGAGGGCGCGGGGTTCGTCGAGTGCGCACTCCGCCTCGACGCCGCCGAGGCGGACCGCCGCTTCACGGCGCGTGCCGCATCGGGTCCGGTGATCCACGGCGATCTGGGCGGCGACCTGATGGCGGACGTCCTGGTCGAACTGGAGGCCTTCCTCGCCACCCGCATGCACCTCACGTGGGTCGGTGGTCCCGACCAGGGCCTCGATGCGGTGCTCGACCAGCTCGACGCCGCCGTCAGCGCGGTCCGCTGA
- a CDS encoding alpha/beta hydrolase: MNRALRWTAWIVAVLLVVVVVFLVWANIVMQGTRSAALQVWRDDRVAVRDAGDAVVMTPTGSANGVGVVFIPGAKVDPYAYMATFRQVVASGTTVVITKPTLHLAFFDTRPLATFESHAPEVRAWAVGGHSLGGVRACQLADDPGVSGLLLLGSYCANDLSDTGLDALSVSGSRDGLSTPEKIDAARHLLPADATMTEIQGSNHADFGAYGAQPGDRTATISRADARGQISTAIERWTEELRSAGLS, from the coding sequence ATGAACCGAGCACTGCGCTGGACCGCCTGGATCGTGGCGGTGCTGCTCGTCGTCGTGGTCGTCTTCCTGGTGTGGGCGAACATCGTCATGCAGGGCACCCGGTCCGCTGCGCTGCAGGTCTGGCGGGATGATCGCGTCGCCGTACGGGACGCGGGGGACGCCGTCGTGATGACGCCGACCGGGTCCGCGAACGGCGTCGGGGTCGTGTTCATCCCGGGCGCGAAGGTCGACCCGTACGCGTACATGGCGACGTTCCGGCAGGTGGTCGCGAGCGGTACGACGGTCGTGATCACGAAGCCGACGCTGCACCTGGCGTTCTTCGACACCCGACCGCTCGCCACGTTCGAGTCGCACGCGCCGGAGGTCCGGGCCTGGGCGGTCGGTGGCCACTCGCTCGGCGGGGTCCGGGCGTGCCAGCTCGCCGACGACCCCGGGGTCAGCGGCCTCCTGCTGCTCGGGAGCTACTGCGCGAACGACCTGTCCGACACCGGCCTCGACGCGCTGAGCGTCTCCGGGTCGCGCGACGGCCTGTCGACGCCGGAGAAGATCGACGCCGCGCGGCACCTGCTGCCCGCGGACGCGACGATGACCGAGATCCAGGGCTCGAACCACGCCGACTTCGGGGCGTACGGTGCGCAGCCGGGGGACCGCACCGCGACCATCTCCCGCGCCGATGCCCGCGGCCAGATCAGCACGGCGATCGAACGCTGGACCGAGGAGCTCCGCTCGGCCGGACTCAGCTGA
- a CDS encoding bifunctional GNAT family N-acetyltransferase/class I SAM-dependent methyltransferase produces the protein MTIELRAVTADDWREWRPVRLAALADAPDAFGSRLADWADAPEDRWRTRLSIPGALDLLAVEGDRVVGMASGAPTDEDRAELISMWVAPAVRGRGVAGLLIEAIARWAAQTGTTELELSVMPDNDTARRTYERNGFTVADVLGDRLPDGRHEVVMRRDLTADRTLDTYERAAGLYAERTDGHRAGLVDDLLTLVTPGARVLELGSGPGRDALALETAGLRVDRTDGARSFVERLRADGHAARVLDVRTGVFGSGYDAVFANAVLLHVRRAELPGVLRRALVAVVLGGVLAATVKRGDGDDWSTRKLDRPRHFTYWTEDELASVVSETGWTDVVVRETTAPGAEERWLTVTARRPEETR, from the coding sequence GTGACGATCGAGCTCCGCGCGGTGACCGCCGACGACTGGCGGGAGTGGCGGCCCGTCCGACTGGCGGCGCTCGCCGATGCGCCGGACGCGTTCGGGTCCCGTCTCGCCGACTGGGCGGACGCACCAGAGGACCGGTGGCGGACACGCCTGTCGATCCCCGGAGCGCTCGACCTGCTCGCCGTCGAGGGCGACCGCGTCGTCGGCATGGCCAGCGGTGCGCCGACCGACGAGGACCGCGCCGAGCTCATCTCGATGTGGGTCGCCCCCGCCGTCCGCGGGCGTGGTGTCGCCGGACTGCTCATCGAGGCGATCGCGCGATGGGCCGCTCAGACGGGCACGACCGAGCTGGAGCTCTCGGTGATGCCCGACAACGACACCGCCCGCCGCACCTACGAGCGCAACGGCTTCACGGTCGCCGACGTCCTCGGCGACCGGCTCCCGGACGGCCGACACGAGGTCGTCATGCGCCGGGACCTCACCGCCGACCGGACGCTCGACACCTACGAGCGGGCGGCCGGACTGTACGCCGAGCGGACCGACGGGCACCGCGCCGGCCTCGTCGACGACCTGCTGACGCTCGTGACGCCCGGTGCACGCGTCCTCGAACTCGGCTCCGGCCCCGGGCGGGATGCACTCGCCCTCGAAACCGCCGGGCTCCGCGTCGATCGGACCGACGGCGCCCGCTCGTTCGTCGAGCGGCTCCGCGCCGACGGGCACGCCGCCCGGGTGCTCGACGTCCGCACCGGGGTGTTCGGCAGCGGGTACGACGCCGTGTTCGCGAACGCGGTGCTGCTCCACGTCCGGCGCGCGGAACTCCCCGGCGTGCTCCGTCGTGCGCTCGTGGCCGTCGTCCTCGGTGGGGTCCTCGCCGCCACCGTGAAGCGCGGCGACGGTGACGACTGGAGCACGCGGAAGCTCGACCGCCCCCGGCACTTCACCTACTGGACCGAGGACGAACTCGCGTCCGTCGTGTCCGAGACCGGGTGGACCGACGTCGTCGTCCGCGAGACGACCGCGCCGGGCGCCGAGGAACGCTGGCTGACCGTCACCGCACGACGACCGGAGGAGACCCGATGA
- a CDS encoding GNAT family N-acetyltransferase has protein sequence MHEPLPVSPADVADVHGFLASCDLTVAGLDHPAVRLWAVRDDAGAVVGSTGFERSADGRHALVRSVAVGQAFRGSGTGTRLARFALDAAAAAGAEHAWLFSRRSGAFWNGLGFAPADRFELADVLAETTQVRLFRATGQLAHEVAWSRPL, from the coding sequence GTGCACGAACCGCTTCCCGTCAGCCCCGCTGACGTCGCGGACGTGCACGGCTTCCTCGCCTCCTGCGACCTGACGGTCGCCGGCCTCGACCACCCGGCCGTACGGCTCTGGGCGGTCCGTGACGACGCCGGCGCGGTCGTCGGCTCCACCGGGTTCGAACGCAGTGCGGACGGGAGGCACGCCCTCGTCCGCAGCGTCGCCGTCGGCCAGGCGTTCCGCGGCTCCGGTACCGGCACCCGGCTCGCGCGGTTCGCGCTCGACGCGGCCGCCGCTGCCGGTGCAGAGCATGCGTGGTTGTTCAGCCGCCGGTCCGGCGCGTTCTGGAACGGCCTCGGGTTCGCACCCGCCGATCGCTTCGAGCTCGCCGACGTGCTCGCCGAGACGACCCAGGTGCGCCTGTTCCGTGCCACCGGCCAGCTCGCGCACGAGGTCGCATGGTCCCGACCGCTCTGA
- the hxlA gene encoding 3-hexulose-6-phosphate synthase, with protein sequence MQLQFAMDTLTTEAALELAGAAAPHVDILELGTPLIKSAGLSAITAIKQAHPDKTVFADLKTMDAGELEAGIAFEAGADLVTVLGVAGDSTIAGAVTAAKQHGKGVVVDLIGVADKAARAREVIALGAEFVEMHAGLDEQAEEGFTFSTLLDDGKASGVPFSVAGGVTAASVADVQASGATVAVAGSAIYSASDVGAAAAEIRAAITE encoded by the coding sequence ATGCAGCTCCAGTTCGCCATGGACACCCTGACCACCGAAGCCGCCCTCGAGCTCGCCGGAGCGGCCGCCCCGCACGTCGACATCCTCGAGCTCGGCACCCCGCTCATCAAGAGCGCCGGGCTCTCCGCGATCACCGCGATCAAGCAGGCGCACCCGGACAAGACCGTGTTCGCCGACCTCAAGACGATGGACGCGGGCGAGCTCGAGGCCGGGATCGCGTTCGAAGCCGGTGCCGACCTGGTGACCGTGCTCGGCGTCGCCGGTGACAGCACGATCGCCGGCGCCGTCACGGCGGCGAAGCAGCACGGCAAGGGCGTCGTCGTCGACCTCATCGGTGTCGCCGACAAGGCAGCACGTGCCCGCGAGGTCATCGCCCTCGGCGCCGAGTTCGTCGAGATGCACGCCGGCCTCGACGAGCAGGCCGAGGAGGGCTTCACGTTCTCCACGCTCCTCGACGACGGCAAGGCCTCCGGCGTCCCGTTCTCGGTCGCCGGTGGCGTCACGGCCGCATCCGTCGCGGACGTCCAGGCATCCGGTGCGACGGTCGCCGTCGCCGGCAGCGCGATCTACAGCGCCTCCGACGTCGGTGCCGCCGCCGCCGAGATCCGCGCTGCCATCACCGAGTAG
- the hxlB gene encoding 6-phospho-3-hexuloisomerase, with the protein MQEPTVPESLGLVLRELDDLASRIDPEATAQFVTLVEGARRVFVHGAGRSGLALRMTAMRLMHLGLDVHVVGEVTTPAIGPGDLLVVASGSGTTTGIVQAARTAASVGASVVAVSTTSDSPLSSVATTTVVLPAATKTDRSGTASAQYAGGLFEQAVALLGDALFHTLWARGGQSADDLWPRHANLE; encoded by the coding sequence ATGCAGGAACCGACCGTCCCCGAATCCCTCGGGCTCGTCCTCCGTGAGCTCGACGACCTCGCGTCGCGGATCGACCCCGAGGCGACCGCGCAGTTCGTCACGCTCGTCGAGGGCGCCAGGCGGGTGTTCGTGCACGGCGCCGGTCGATCCGGGCTCGCACTCCGGATGACCGCGATGCGCCTGATGCACCTCGGGCTCGACGTCCACGTCGTCGGCGAGGTGACCACCCCGGCGATCGGCCCCGGCGACCTGCTCGTCGTCGCGAGCGGCTCCGGCACGACGACCGGGATCGTGCAGGCGGCACGCACCGCAGCCTCCGTCGGCGCATCGGTCGTGGCGGTCTCCACGACGTCGGACTCCCCGCTGTCGTCCGTCGCGACGACGACCGTCGTGCTCCCCGCCGCGACGAAGACCGACCGCTCCGGCACCGCGTCCGCGCAGTACGCCGGCGGGCTGTTCGAACAGGCCGTCGCCCTCCTCGGTGACGCGCTCTTCCACACGCTCTGGGCCCGCGGCGGGCAGTCCGCCGACGACCTCTGGCCCCGACACGCCAACCTCGAATGA
- a CDS encoding LuxR C-terminal-related transcriptional regulator, which yields MDETDQDGTDRDGTEARLGPVSRLAAAEHARTVAEQADRHALTLESVLAVLRSPRVGDAAARSEAVEIASAALVELRTLTDRQRSTLLEPVTGAFSRLRADLRPLVRFGDLDVQFVEPPATGRALPGDVAHAARAIVRTAVLALVDAGEAHRVRIQWDCDGRNLLMQLRDDGAGTLDAHDDTMRPIAERVVALDGRLAVESTPAWGSVLDISLPLDPAPGTVDVADDTDLTPREQDVLRLVATGVGNQEIADGLGISVNTVKYHVANLLRKHGARTRAELAAARS from the coding sequence GTGGACGAGACGGATCAGGACGGCACGGATCGGGACGGCACGGAGGCTCGGCTCGGCCCCGTCAGTCGGCTGGCGGCTGCGGAGCACGCCAGGACGGTCGCCGAACAGGCCGACCGGCACGCGCTCACGCTGGAGTCCGTGCTCGCCGTGCTCCGGTCCCCGCGGGTGGGCGACGCCGCTGCCCGGTCAGAGGCCGTCGAGATCGCCTCGGCTGCGCTCGTCGAGCTCCGGACGCTGACCGACCGGCAGCGGAGCACGCTGCTCGAACCCGTCACGGGCGCGTTCTCACGGCTGCGGGCGGACCTGCGTCCCCTCGTCCGGTTCGGCGACCTCGACGTGCAGTTCGTCGAACCGCCGGCGACCGGCCGCGCCCTGCCCGGTGACGTCGCCCACGCGGCCCGCGCCATCGTCCGCACCGCCGTGCTCGCACTCGTCGACGCCGGCGAGGCCCACCGCGTCCGGATCCAGTGGGACTGCGACGGCCGGAATCTCCTCATGCAGCTCCGCGACGACGGCGCGGGCACCCTGGACGCGCACGACGACACCATGCGGCCGATCGCCGAACGGGTCGTGGCGCTCGACGGGCGGCTCGCCGTCGAGTCGACGCCGGCGTGGGGATCCGTCCTGGACATCTCGCTCCCGCTCGACCCGGCACCCGGCACGGTCGACGTGGCCGACGACACCGACCTCACCCCGCGCGAGCAGGACGTGCTGCGGCTCGTCGCGACGGGGGTGGGCAACCAGGAGATCGCCGACGGTCTCGGGATCAGCGTGAACACGGTGAAGTACCACGTCGCGAACCTGCTCAGGAAGCACGGCGCGAGGACCCGGGCGGAGCTGGCAGCGGCCAGGTCCTAG
- a CDS encoding response regulator transcription factor, with amino-acid sequence MKVLVADDDPQLVRALGVTLTARGYDVVTARDGRAAIDAVITERPDLVMLDLGMPRLDGIGVLEGIRSWSQVPVLVLSGRTDSADKVDALDAGADDYVTKPFQMDELLARLRALGRRQAAAAAATDTSPTVRIGSLVVDLVAKQVLPAEGPAIRLTPTEWRLLEVLIANPDRLMTREMLLTEVWGPSHGNDSGYLRLYVAQLRRKLEPDPSSPRYIVTESGMGYRFTP; translated from the coding sequence ATGAAGGTCCTCGTCGCGGACGACGACCCGCAGCTCGTCCGTGCCCTCGGCGTGACGCTGACGGCGCGCGGGTACGACGTCGTCACCGCCCGGGACGGCCGCGCCGCGATCGACGCGGTGATCACCGAGCGGCCGGACCTCGTGATGCTCGACCTCGGCATGCCGCGGCTCGATGGGATCGGCGTGCTCGAGGGCATCCGCTCCTGGTCGCAGGTGCCGGTGCTGGTGTTGTCCGGGCGGACGGACTCCGCCGACAAGGTCGACGCGCTCGACGCCGGCGCGGACGACTACGTGACGAAGCCGTTCCAGATGGACGAACTGCTCGCCAGGCTCCGGGCGCTCGGGCGGCGGCAGGCGGCCGCCGCCGCGGCGACCGACACGAGTCCGACGGTGCGGATCGGGAGCCTCGTGGTGGACCTCGTCGCGAAGCAGGTCCTGCCGGCGGAGGGCCCGGCGATCCGCCTGACCCCGACCGAGTGGCGGTTGCTCGAGGTCCTGATCGCCAACCCGGACCGGCTGATGACGCGGGAGATGCTGCTCACCGAGGTGTGGGGACCGTCGCACGGCAACGACTCCGGGTACCTCCGGCTCTACGTCGCGCAGCTGCGGCGGAAGCTCGAGCCGGATCCGTCGTCCCCGCGCTACATCGTCACGGAGTCGGGCATGGGGTACCGCTTCACCCCCTAG